Proteins found in one Deinococcus misasensis DSM 22328 genomic segment:
- the plsX gene encoding phosphate acyltransferase PlsX has product METLPIALDAMGSDFGPGVLVAGALEAAQLGIPVLLVGDQAQIQAELAKHPSNSKIQIHHTSDAISMNDHASDVRRRPEASINVCTRLVKEGKAGAAVSMGHSGATMASALFTLGRIKGIDRPAIMAYIPSQKGFCALLDVGANADVKAQYLQQWAVLASAYYQAVHNRSRPSVGLLSIGEEEHKGNALVLEAHPLLKATPEIHFYGNVEGKDIFKGTTDIIVTDGFTGNVVLKTAEGEAKVLMGWIKEALTSTFVAKIGALLAKPALKKITQRVDPSEYGASVLLGVQGLVFIGHGSADVKAVKNAVRVAHEAYQKDVLGKLRTLSNTSAN; this is encoded by the coding sequence ATGGAGACTTTACCAATTGCACTTGATGCCATGGGCAGTGACTTCGGACCCGGCGTGTTGGTGGCCGGTGCTCTGGAAGCTGCACAGTTGGGCATTCCGGTTTTGCTGGTGGGCGATCAAGCCCAGATTCAGGCAGAACTGGCCAAACACCCCTCAAACAGCAAGATTCAGATTCATCACACCAGTGATGCCATCTCCATGAACGACCACGCTTCGGATGTGCGCCGCAGACCCGAGGCCAGCATCAACGTGTGTACCCGTCTGGTCAAAGAGGGGAAAGCAGGTGCGGCTGTCTCCATGGGCCACAGTGGAGCCACCATGGCCAGTGCCCTGTTCACGCTCGGGCGCATCAAGGGCATTGACCGCCCAGCCATCATGGCTTACATTCCTTCCCAAAAAGGATTCTGTGCTCTGCTGGACGTTGGAGCCAATGCAGATGTGAAGGCCCAGTACCTGCAACAGTGGGCTGTGTTGGCCTCCGCTTATTATCAGGCGGTTCACAACCGCAGCAGGCCTTCAGTGGGTTTGCTCTCCATCGGAGAGGAAGAGCACAAAGGCAACGCTCTGGTGCTTGAAGCCCATCCTTTGCTGAAAGCCACGCCAGAGATCCACTTTTATGGCAACGTGGAAGGCAAAGACATCTTCAAAGGCACCACCGACATCATCGTGACCGATGGTTTCACTGGAAATGTGGTTCTGAAGACCGCTGAGGGAGAAGCCAAAGTCCTGATGGGCTGGATCAAAGAAGCCCTGACCAGCACTTTTGTGGCCAAAATTGGCGCTTTGCTGGCCAAACCTGCCCTCAAGAAAATCACCCAGAGGGTGGACCCCAGCGAGTATGGGGCCAGTGTGCTGCTCGGGGTGCAGGGATTGGTGTTCATCGGGCATGGCAGTGCAGATGTCAAAGCCGTGAAAAACGCCGTGCGGGTGGCCCACGAAGCCTACCAGAAAGATGTGCTGGGCAAATTGCGCACCCTGTCCAACACGTCTGCAAATTAA